In Aeromicrobium sp. A1-2, the DNA window GCACCGAGGAAGATCGCGCCCAGGCTCTGGCAGGAGGCCCGGATCGAGTCGACAAGCGTCGTGGAGACCGCGAAGACCGCTCCCGGTGGCACGTAGTGCGCGTACGTCTCGGCTGCGCGGCCCAGCGGCAGCACGACGAGCCACGCCAGGCTTGCGGCGGCCTTCGCGCCGTGGGCAGCCTCGGCCAACGGGCCCCCATCCCCGTACATCCAGACTCCTGGCAACCGGCATGCGCCACGTGTGCCCGTCAGGCGCAGTCCATCCTGCACAGAGTTCCTTGCGCCATGTCTCGCCGCTCACAGTTGCTTGAAGACTTCTTCAAGTCGTGAAATGATCACACTGTGAACCAAATCGTGCGCACGTGAGTATGTCCACCACACACGCCGCCTCAAGTCTTCGCCTCGCAGGCTCGCGCGTCATTGCCCTGCTGCCGCAGCGATCCGACTGGGACGCCGTCCGCAGGTCGCCCCGTCGCGATCTCGTGGCGGGTGTCACGGTCGCGATCATCGCACTGCCCTTGGCTCTGGCCTTCGGCGTCACCTCAGGTCTTGGCGCCCAGGCCGGCCTGGTCACGGCCATCGTGGCCGGCATGATCGCTGCGGTGTTCGGCGGCTCCAATCTCCAGGTTTCGGGCCCCACCGGCGCCATGACGGTCGTTCTTGTGCCGGTCGTCCACGACTTCGGCGCGTCGGGCGTCCTGATGGTCGGGCTCATGGCCGGAGTCGTCCTGATCGTCCTGGCGTTCGCTCGTCTCGGCCGATACGTCCGCTTCCTCCCGATGCCGGTCGTCGAGGGATTCACCGCCGGCATCGCGGTCGTGATCGCGATGCAACAGCTTCCTGCAGCGCTCGGCGTCACGGCCGGTGATCAGGAGAAGGTTTGGGCCGTCGCGGCAGATGCGGTCACCCGCTACGTGTCACAGCCCGATCCCGCTCCCCTGCTGATGGCCATCGGTGTGGCCGCCATCATGCTGGTCGGTGCTCGGTGGCGCCCCACGATCCCGTTCTCCCTCGTGGGTGTCGTCGGCGCGACGATCGTCGCCCAGGTCACCACGCTCGGGCTCACGCCCCTCGGCGCGATTCCCTCCGGACTTCCTGTCCCTTCGCTCGGATTCTTCGATGCAGGCTCGCTGATGCTCCTGCTCCCGTCGGCCCTGGCCGTGGCGACCCTCGCCGCGCTGGAGAGCCTGCTCTCGGCAACCGTCGCGGACGGCATGAGCGTCGACGAGCATCATGACCCCGATCGGGAACTCTTTGGCCAGGGGCTGGCCAACCTCGCAGTGCCGCTGTTCGGGGGAATACCCGCAACTGCCGCGATCGCTCGCACGGCCGTCAATGTCCGCTCGGGCGCCGGCTCCAAGCTGGCGGCGTTCTTCCACGCGATCGTCCTGCTGGCCTTCGTGCTCGTGGCCGCTCCCCTGGTGGCCGAGATCCCGCTGGCCGCTCTCGCCGGGGTATTGCTCGCGACCACCATTCGGATGGTCGAGGTCAGCTCACTGCTGGCCCTGGCACGGTCGACACGATCGGATGCTGCGGTGCTGACTCTGACGTTCGTCGTCACGGTCGCCTTCGACCTGGTGACCGCGGTCGGGGTCGGACTCGGCCTCGCAATCATCCTCGCGCTTCGCTCGATCGCCCTGAGCTCACGGCTCGACCGCGTGCCGCTGGAGTCGACGGACCACTCGGCCGAGGAGCACGCCCTGATGTCGGAGCACATCGTGGCGTACCGGATCGATGGACCACTGTTCTTCGGCGCGGCCCATCGCTTCCTGCTCGAGCTCACCGAGGTCTCCGACGTGCGGGTCATCATCCTGCGCATGTCACGGATCTCCACCGTTGATGCGACCGGCGCCCAGGTCCTGGGTGATGCAATCACCCGGCTCGAGAAGCGTGGAATCACCGTCCTGCTCTCGGGGATCTCCGACGAGCACCACCAGATCCTCGCCGCCCTGGGGGTTGCGCCCCACCACCTCGACGGACACACCTTCGCCGACACCCCCGCCGCGATTGAGCATGCCCGAGCCCTCCTGGGGATCGCGCCGACTCAGAACGGACACCATGTGACCGCCGATCCGCAGCCTTCCCGTTCCACCGGCTACCCGCAGACCGATCCCCTTCGTCACCGCATTCGTAGCGAACACGCCGATGTCGCGGTCGATGCCGCCCATGCGCTGCTCGAGCTGCACGAGCCGGAGTCGCTCACCGCCGCGCTGACCGTGGCGTTCCCCGAGGGCGACGCCGACAGCTCGTCGACCGAGGCGGTCCATCGCGCCTGGAACGGCTTCCAGCACGATCGCTATCGCAGCATCAACTGACCTGCGGGCCGGCCACCGGTACGATCATGCGCCGGCCCTCTCCTGGCCCGCGACGGTGCGGCACGATCGCCTCGAGCGTCATGGAGCGGAATCTCGTGGCGTGGTCCGGGGACGGAGGAGCAGACGCGGGGGCGGCATTCGGGCCAGCAGCGGACCCAGGACCGCGAGCACGATGACGTAGGCCGTCACCAGGTCGCCCAGCGATTCGTGCTGGGTCCCAACCAGGCCGATGATGACCAGCGAGAACTCGCCGCGGGCCGTCAGAGCTGTTCCTGCGCGCCACCGTCCGGGACGGCCGGCTCCTTCTCGGCCGGCCGCGTACCACCCGGTGGCGATCTTGCTGACGACCGTGACGACGGCCAACAAGGCGGCCGCGGGGAGGGCAGGAAGCAGGTCGCTGGGGTCGACGGCCAGGCCGATCGCGAGGAAGAACACGGCTGCGAACAGGTCCCGCAGGGGTGAAAGGACGGCTCTGGCCCGGTCCGCGACCGCGCCCGTCAGCGTGAGGCCGACGAGGAAGGCTCCAACCGCGGCTGAGGCGTGCACGAATTCGGCAAAAGCAGCGACGACGAGTGTGAGCCCCAGAACCCGCAGCAGCAGCTGTTCGGGATCCGGGTGGGAGACCAGCTGACCCACTCGGTGTCCGTAGCGCTGGGAGGCCACGAGCGCGCCGCTCAGTGCGCCCACCGCGACGGCGGCGCCGATGAGCGCCTGCCACCAGGTTCCTCCGGAGGCGAGCACGGCCAGGACCGGGAGGTAGGCGGCCATGACGAAATCCTCAAGAACGAGGACCGAGAGCACCGCAGGGGTCTCCCGGTTGCCCAGTCGCTGCAGATCCCCCAGGACTCGCGCGATGATGCCGGACGACGAGATGTAGGTCGCGCCTGCGAGCGCCACGATGCCCACGGTGTCCAGTCCGAGCAACCACCCGGCCAGCGCCCCGGGCGTCGCGTTGAGGACGAGGTCGACGACCGCTGATCCGAGGTGACGGCGAAGACTGGTCGTGAACTCGTCGATCGTGAACTCGAGTCCCAGGACGAGCAGCAGCAGCACCAGACCTATCGTGGCCCCGGCCTCGATGAAGTCGTTGGCCTCCGGCACTGTCGCGATCCCACCGCGGCCGAGGAACAGCCCCGCCAGGAGGTAGAGCGGGATCGGTGACAGGCCCAGCCTGCGAGCACCGGAGCCGAGGACCGTCAGGACTAGCAGCAGCAGTCCGAGCTCGAGGAGCAGCCCTGTCGATACCTCCACGTCAGTCGGAGGCGATCAGGCTCGCGACCCCCGACAGACCGTCGCTGGTTCCGATGACCACAAGGACGTCACCCGCCCGCAGGATCTCCTCAGGTCCGGGCGAGGCGAACACCTGCTCGCCCCGGACGATCGCGACGATCGACGCTCCGGTGCGGGTACGGGCGCGGGTGTCTCCGAGTGGGCGGTCGACGTACGCGGCACCCGCCTTGATCTCGACTTGACCCGAGGACAGCCCGGGCACCTCACGAGTCAGGTCGGCGAACCGCTCGGAAATCCGGGGCGCTCCCAAGATCTGGGCCAGCGCGTCGGCTTCCTGGGTGTCCAGATGGAACGTCGCCGAGGCCAGATCAGGATCGCTGCTCTCGTAGAGCGAGAGCTCGAACCCGCCACTGCGGAGCGCGACCACCCCCACCCGGGCACCACGATGGTTGACGAACTCGTAGCGCAGGCCGACCCCGGGGAGCAGCAGTTCCTCGATTTCCATACGCCTCAACCTAGCGCAGCCCCCCGCTACGGTAAGGGCCCAATGGCCCCCTGAGCAGGGCGGTCCGGCACTGACCCAGGTGCACGTCATCCGGTGTGATGAAGAAGCCCAGCGTGATCTTCGAGAGGAATAACGTCCATGTACGCCCTTGAGTTCGAGAACGTCACCAAGCGCTACGGCAAGGACGTCGTCGTCGACGACCTGACCTTCACCGTGGAGCCCGGACGAGTCACAGGGTTCCTCGGGCCAAACGGTGCCGGGAAGTCAACAGTCATGAAGATCCTGCTCGATCTTGCCCGGGCGAATCACGGTCACGCCACGATCGGCGGATTGCGTTACCGCGAGATGGCCGACCCGGCACGCACCGTCGGGGTCGTGCTCGAGCCCAACGCCTTCCACCCCGGGCGCAGCGGGCGCAACCACCTGCGCGTCATCGCTGACGGTGCAGGCATTGACACCACACGCGTCGAGGAGATGCTGGAGTCCGTGGGTCTGACCCACGCAGCAGACCGCCACGTGGGTGGCTACTCACTGGGGATGCGGCAGCGCCTCGGGTTGGCCGCGGCCCTCCTCGGAGACCCCCCTGTGCTGGTCCTCGACGAGCCCGGCAACGGTCTGGACCCCCAGGGCATCCGATGGCTCCGCGACCTGCTGCGGGAGCGGGCCTCCGGTGGAGGCACGGTATTCGTGTCGAGCCACATCCTGGCTGAGGTGGAGCACATGGCCGACGAGATCGTGGTCCTGAGCCACGGGCAGCTGGTCACCACCGGGACTCTCGCCGCGCTTCAGTCGGCCGGCACCTCTGTCCGTACGGACGCAGGTCAGCGGCTGAGCCAGCTGCTCACCGCGGCAGGCGCCGCAGTTCACGTCGGCACCGAGGGTGAGCTCGTCGTCCGCGACATGGGGATCGCCGAAATCGGGGATCGCGCCTGCGCCGCAGGCATCGCCCTGCACGAGCTCAGTCCGCAGGCGGGTTCCTTGGAGGAGCTCTTCCTGGACTGGACGAGCATCGAGCCGGACGCCGGTGCCGGTGCCGCCGACGCTTCGATCGCGACCGAGCCCGAGGGGCAGGCGCGACGGCTGTGACGAGAGTTCTCCGGCTTGTCCGCGCCGAGATCCGCAAGCTCACCAGCACGAATCTGCCGGCGGGATTCCTGGCCTTCCTGGTCGTCATTGCGGGGCTGGACGCTGCGATCGTTGCCTTCGCCACCGACATGGACGGCAGCAAGGCGTTTGTTGCCACAGCCGCGGACCAAGGATCCCTGATGGCCTTCGCGTCCAACGCCATGATTGGCACCAGCCTTTTCGGCGCCATAGCCGTGGCCCGGGAATACGGACACCACACCGCCATCCCGATGTTCCTGACCTCCCCGAACCGCGCACGTGCCGCTCTCGCGCAGATCATCGCTGTGCTGCTGGGTGGCGCCTGCCTGGCGGTCGTCGGACAGGCCCTGGTCGTGCTCGGAATCGCCCTGGCGCTGCCAAGCACCGACTACGGCTTCCTCGTCCCGGCCAGCGATCTCGTCCGGATCTTCGCAGCCACCGCGCTCGCAGGGGCGATCGGTGCCACCTTGGGGGCCGGGCTCGGAGCACTCATCCGCAACACCGGCGGCGCAGTCACCACCGCGGTCCTGGCACTCTTCGTGATTCCTCCGTTGGCCGTTCAACTCATTCCCGAAGCCGCATCCTGGATCCCTCAATCCCTGTATGCGGTCATCTCCGGGGTGGGTTCCGGTACCAGCCTGTGGGCCGCCCTGCTGGCCGTCGCCGCCTGGGGCCTCGTCCCCGCTGCCGCCGGTCTTGTAGCGATCCAACGGCGAGATGTCGCATGAGCCCCCACCGATGAGCCTCGCGGAGCATCCGTGAAGACCGTCAGGGTCGACGTCACGGGGGCGGTCCCTTCGTCCGTCGACCACCACTCAGCCTTGGAGGTCACGGTCGACGGCAACCGCTACGTGATCGAGATGACGCCTGCGTGGGGCGGAGCCCACGACACCGGCGCGGTCGTGGCAGGTGGGCCTGTGGGTTCCCGCGCGCTGGGTCGGTTCCGTGCTTTCCGCTACGAGATACACCTCGACAGGATTGGCGTCATTCCCGACGTCGAGCTCGCCGTAGACAGTCCGCGCCGCCTGAGCAACGACGGTGAGCGCGCGCAGCGGGTGCTCGATCTCGCCGCCACCTTCCCGGCCGCCACCTGGGGCCGCGACGAGTTCGGCGCGGGTGACATGTGGAACTCCAACTCCCTCACCGCGTGGCTCCTGACGCAGAGCGGTCATGCCGTGGACGACATCACCCCACCGGCCGGGGGTCGGACACCCGGCTGGTCCGCTGGTGTGGTCGTCGCGAACCGGCAGGCGCCGTCCGAGCTCCCCCCGGTCCAGCGACGTCCCGGAGGAGTCTGGTGAGCTCAGCTAGGAGCCCTGCTTCTCCGAGTCGGGCGGGACGATGTGCAGGACGCGCTGGGGGAAGGCGATCTCGATGCCCTCGGCGTCCAGCGCGGCCTTGATCCCGACGGCCACCTCGCTGCGCACCTGCCACATCGTGGCCACCGGTGCCTCGTGCCAGAACCGCGCCGCGATGTTGATCGTGCTGTCCCCGAACTCGAAGACCCAGGCTTCCGGCGCAGGCTCGGTCTGCACGCCGGGAACGGAGTTCATCGCCTCGAGGATCGTGCGGCAGGCCAGCTCGAGATCGGTGGCATAGTCGACACCGACGTCGAGCTGGGTACGCCGGGTGGCGCGTCTCGTCCAGTTGGTGATGGGTGCGTCCAGCACCATCGCGGCCGGGACGAGCATGTCGTTGCCATCGAAGGTCAGCAGTCGCACAGTGCGCAGATCGATGTCGAGCACCTTGCCGGCGATGTCGTTCGTGACGATCTGGTCACCGATCCTGAACGGTCGACGCACCTGCAGCAGCACCGACGCCACGGCGTTGGAGAGCATCGACTGCACCGCCAGCGCGAGAGCGATGCCACCGATGCCGAGGGCGCCCAGCAGCGGCGTGATTCGCACGCCGAGCGTGTTCAGCACATAGATCAACGCGGCCGCGATGATCACCAGCTGGATCAGCCGGGCGATGAGGCGGGCAGCGCCCGGCGACGAGTCGGAGCCGCGAAACCTGCGGACCACCAGGCGATGCACGGCCAGCGCGAGCCCGATGCCAACCGCGAGCACGACCAGCGCGGTGACGATCTGCGTCAACGAGATGCCAGTTCCAGCGACGTCGTCCATCTGTCCAGTCTGCCCGACCACCCAGGTCATGCCGAGCCGGTTCCGGCGTCGGCCCCCTTCAGGGCATCGTCGTCCGGGACCGACTGCGATCGGTTCCGGTCAGGAACGGCTCGCCCGGTGGAACGCGGCGATCGTCTCGGTTCGCGCGGTCGTGACGGCGACCTCGTCGGCAAAATCCTTGCGGCGCTGCTCGATCTCAGGGCTGGTCGAGTCGAGCAGGCCGCGGTGGTCCGCCAGACGCAGGGCAGTCTTGAACAGCTCGAGCGACACCGACTCGTCGTTGGCGATCCGTCCCTGCAACATCCACTGCTTGCCGACCTGCACGCAGTCGTCGAGGAAGACCTTCTCGTCATACGGCAGGTCGAGAGCCGCGAGCCGATCGGCGACGACGTGATACGCGTCGAGATACGGCCTCAGGACCAGATGAGCCACGTGCGGGCGCGCCGCGGCGATGTGACCCCTGAGCTCATCTGTGTCCCTCGTCCCACGGCTCCGGTCGGCGCTGCCCAGACCCGCCAGCTCAGCATCGATGTCGGACCCGAACTCGTGACGGCCGGAGAAGAAGAAGTCGAACTTGAGCAGTTCTCGCAACCGCAGCGCCTCCGCCTCCGCGACGGCGGCGGTGTCATCACCGTCGGACTCCAGGGCTGCCAGCAGCGCAAGCTCACCGATGGCACGATCGACCAGAGCGTGGATCGCGGTGTTGCGATAGAACGCCGCGACGAGGTGTCGATCCGGCGCGATGCTCCACACCGTCTCGGTGCCGCCGTCGAAAGCCGTGAGCACACCGGAGGTGACCAGCTCTTCCAGTGTGCGCCGCAAGGTCGCGCGATCGGTCAGGTTGAACCCACCAGCCACTCGCCAGCCCCGCTCCTGCAGGTACCCAGCCAGCGGCGCCACCGTCTCCTCGACCTGGGTGAGGGAGAGCGCGCGATCTTCACCCAGGATGGCCATACTGACTACAGCCGTCGCTGTCACGGGGGTGGCGCGGTTGATCCGGTGGCACGTCTCCAGGGCAAGCCTTTCGATCGCGTAGGGCGCCGATGCCTCGTCCGCCTCGAGCTCGCCCATCCGCTTCCGCAGTGAGATCGGCTCGCCGAAGTCGACGTACGCGCGGCCGAGACGGTTCTTCTGCTCACGGGCGAACTTGTACATCCAGCGGAGATTCTCCGGATTCTTGGCGCCGCCGCGTGCCTCCTTGGTCATCATGGCGACCTCGTGGAGCTGGTCGTACACGATCGAGACCGGCACGATCAGCGCGTCGGTGTCCTCCCGCTGATCGACCGCGTCCGCGACGTAGCGCAGGATGCCGTAGGTCGGCGGACGGAGCTTGCCGGTGCGGGTTCGGCCACCTTCGATCGACCACGCCAGATTGGCGCGATTGGCCAGCAACCTTGAGATGTACGAACGAAGCGCCAGCCGATAGATCGGGATCTCGCCTGTGTTGCGACGGATGAAGATGATCCCGGACCTGCTGGCCAGCTGCCCGGCCGGGAAGAAGTTCAGGTTCGCTCCCCCGAACAGGTACGGCGTGGTGATGCGTCGAGACCCCACGACCTCGGGCACGAGCATTCCATCGAGGTAGGAACGGTGGGAGAACACGAACAGCAAGGAGTGCTGGCTGTCGAGCGCCCTCAGCCGGGCCACGGAGTCCTCATCGATGTAGACATCGTGGGCACGACCCATCCAGTGCAAGAACTTGCGAAAGGCCGCTCCGGTGCGCTCGGTGTGGATGGCCGACATCTCCCGCAGGTTGGCTGCTGCCTCGACCCGGGCAGCCGCGGGATCCTGGCCGATGCTCGACGCGACCTCGGTGACCTTGTCGGCGAACAGCGGGTCGTCCAGGACCTGCACGACTTCACGCGGATCGGTGGGAAGCGGTTCGCCGTCACCGGGCAGGATCCCCGCGGCCTGCAGCAGCTGTTTGGGCCGTGCGCGATTCAGCGCGCGGCCGACGGGCGAGTGTGGACGAGGATCGGGGTTCACCATCGGAGTCTCGGGCGCCCACCGCCGCACGTCAAGCACTTTGGCGGTCAGCGCACGGCAGCGGTCCGGCGACATCTGAGCCGGCCGGGACGCCCGGTGGCCGACCTACATCTTGCCGAGCTCGTAGATGCGCGTGCTGTGGATCATGGGAAGACCGTCGAGCAGTGCCTGCGCAGCGTCCATGTTCTCGGCGTTGACGATCGTGTAGCCGGTCATCGGCACCCCCGAGTAGTCGAGCTCGGTGCTCGCGCCGTCCTTGCCGATCTCGCGTCCGGCCACGAACGGATTGCCCATGTCGACGGTGTGGGGTGCGATCTTCTCGAACCACGCCATCCAACCAGCACCGATCTCGGGGGTCGGCGTCTCGAACCCTTGGTGCAACAGCAGGAACTTCTTCATGATCGATCCTTCATTGAGGAGTGCCCGGCCCGGTTGAGTCGAGATGGAGCTGATAGTTCTCCAGCGACGCGCCGTCGGCGCCCCACCAGGTGTGAAACTGGCCCAGCCAGTCCTGCAGACCGCGAAGACCGCTCGCATCCAGCGTGAGGGTGTTGGTGCGGCCGACCTTGCGTCGCGAGACCAACCCTGACTGCTCAAGCACGGCAACATGCTTGTGCATGGCCGGCAACGACAGGTCCCTCATCTTCGCGAGCTGACTGATCGTGCAGGGTTGGAGGCCGAGCACTCGCACCATCTCGCGCCGATGGCTGTTCGCCAGCGCGAAGATCACGCCGTCCAATTCACTTTGATGCATACCAATAGTTAACCAATCAGTGAATGTTTGGTCAAGGATCGGGCGCGGCACGGGTCTGCGACAGCCAGTCGTGATTTCCACCGCGTCCACGTCCGACCGCTGACGAGTTTCCGCAGGTCAGATCACCTGTCCATGCCCGACCCGAAGCCCTGACAGCGGCCGTCGACTCAACTAGGGTGCGCGCGGAGCGTGCGCCCCGCACGCCATGAAATAGGAGCGCGATGAGCGAACAGAACAGCCCAGATACGAGCCAACTCTCCCCCACCGGTGGGGGCACGCCCGAGCCACCGGAGAAGAAGTCGGTCACCTTCAGCTTCAGTGGGCTGATCAAGATCTTGATCGCAGTGCTCCTCGCGATCACCGTGGCGGTGTTTCTGACGTTCTGCCAGAGCACCAAGGCCGACGCCACGGTCACACCCGTCACCGCCACCTCCGAGGAAGCGCTCAAGGCGCAGGAGAAGTGCTTCGAGGCCGAGCTGTTCTACGACGCGACCGGCATCTGCTACTCCCAGGACATCTCGACGATGCCCGATCTGGACCGACCGCCCTTCGTCGTTCCAGCGAGTGCCGATCCCGAGCCGGGAGCCAAGCCGGTCGCACCTGCACCCGTTGCCGTGGCCGGCAAGCCCGTCGCTCCGACCGCTGTCGCAACCCCGACGACGACCACGACCACCACCCCCACGACGAGCACCGACTCGCTGCCGTCGGTCCCCAACCACGAGTGGGTCCTGCGACTGCGCCCCGACCCGGACCCGACGACCGGCGAGCCGGACCAGAACGCCGACAGCGGCAGTTACAACCTGAGGTTCACCGTCAACAAGGGCGGCGTCTCGGGGTCGCAGTTCGTGTACCAGCTCGAGACCACGGTGACCATGACCGGGTCCTTCGACGCCAAGCGTCACAGCACGAATCTCCAGGCGTCGGCGGGCAACAAGGGCACCTACTCGTTCACGAGCGCACAGATGAACGCGGCCTCTAACTCGATCACGGGGCGCTACACCCAGCGCATCGGCACGCACGTCAAGTCCGGCAACTTCACGATGACTCGCAACTGATCTCTCGTCATCGACGGACAGAAGGGCTGGAACGCCGACGCGTTCCAGCCCTTCTGCATTGCCTGCCCCTAACATCAAGACAGGTCGCGACGGGTGGGCAGCTCGGGCACCGAGCGGTTCTCGGCCACGGCATCGTGCCTGAGCGCGATCCGGTTGCCGAGCCGCCCCGCCCACCAGCTGGCGGTCAGGCCGTGGGCGAAGATGCTGAGGAGCACGGTCCAGACGGCGATGTCGAGGATCGTCTCCGCCCCACCCCCCTCGAGCTCCTGGGAGACGAGCAGGGCGAACAGGATTGAGGCCAGTCCACGGGGTCCGAACCAGCCCACGAAGAGCCGGGTCTCCAGCAGGGTCCCCGACCGGGCGAGCGCGATCAGCACCGGGACGACCCGCACCACGGTCAGCGAAGCCACGGCGTACAGGCCGATCTGCCAGGTCAGGTGGCCGAGGCGGGGAGCGGCCAGCGCCGCGCCGAAGATCAGGAACGTCAGCGCCGTCAGCAGTTCTCCCTCGTCCTCGGTGAAGTCACGGACGTTTGCGCACTCGGCAGCCGCGACCCGAGCGAAGGCAAGGCCAGCCACGAAGGCAGCGATGAAGCCGTTGCCGCCGAGCACCTCGGCGCCGGCGAAGGCTCCGACCGCCACGGACAGTGCCGCCAGCTGCCGGTAGGTGCCCTCCACTGCGTCGGAGGAAGCGCGGCGATGCAGCAGCCACCCACCCCCGGCACCGGCAAGCACCCCGATCGTCAGGCCGAAGCCCAGCTGGCGGGCAACGAACTCACCCCAGGCCTCCGTGCCGGTGGAGCCGGCCTCGGCCACCGAGAGCGCCAGCAGGACCGTGACGACCGGGACCATGATTCCGTCGTTCAGACCGCTCTCCACGTTGAGGGTCTGCCTGATCCTGACGGGGAGTCGCCTGTCGCTGACCACGGCCTGCCCGAGGGCTGCGTCGGTGGGGGCCAGGACCGCTGCGACCAGGCCCGCCTCGACCAACGTCAGCTCGCGGAAGAGCACCGCAGCCAGCGCCGCACCGGCGATGATCGTCAGCGGAAGCCCGATCCCGAGCAACCTGCTCGGGAGAGCCGCTTCGGTCCGCAGGGCCCGCAGGTCGATGCGCGCGGCATCGGTGAACAGCACCAGCACCAGCGTGCCCTCGACCAGCACCGAGACGACCTCGCGGTCCAGGGTCAGGTCGAACAAGTCCACGCCCACCGTCCCCATCAGGAGGCCGACAGCCGCGAAGACCATCGGTGCCGTCACCGGCGACAGCGAGAACCGTTGCGAGAACATCGCAAACACGAACAGGGATAGTGCGACGACCAGGAGTTCGACCATGATTC includes these proteins:
- a CDS encoding SulP family inorganic anion transporter translates to MSTTHAASSLRLAGSRVIALLPQRSDWDAVRRSPRRDLVAGVTVAIIALPLALAFGVTSGLGAQAGLVTAIVAGMIAAVFGGSNLQVSGPTGAMTVVLVPVVHDFGASGVLMVGLMAGVVLIVLAFARLGRYVRFLPMPVVEGFTAGIAVVIAMQQLPAALGVTAGDQEKVWAVAADAVTRYVSQPDPAPLLMAIGVAAIMLVGARWRPTIPFSLVGVVGATIVAQVTTLGLTPLGAIPSGLPVPSLGFFDAGSLMLLLPSALAVATLAALESLLSATVADGMSVDEHHDPDRELFGQGLANLAVPLFGGIPATAAIARTAVNVRSGAGSKLAAFFHAIVLLAFVLVAAPLVAEIPLAALAGVLLATTIRMVEVSSLLALARSTRSDAAVLTLTFVVTVAFDLVTAVGVGLGLAIILALRSIALSSRLDRVPLESTDHSAEEHALMSEHIVAYRIDGPLFFGAAHRFLLELTEVSDVRVIILRMSRISTVDATGAQVLGDAITRLEKRGITVLLSGISDEHHQILAALGVAPHHLDGHTFADTPAAIEHARALLGIAPTQNGHHVTADPQPSRSTGYPQTDPLRHRIRSEHADVAVDAAHALLELHEPESLTAALTVAFPEGDADSSSTEAVHRAWNGFQHDRYRSIN
- a CDS encoding lysophospholipid acyltransferase, coding for MNPDPRPHSPVGRALNRARPKQLLQAAGILPGDGEPLPTDPREVVQVLDDPLFADKVTEVASSIGQDPAAARVEAAANLREMSAIHTERTGAAFRKFLHWMGRAHDVYIDEDSVARLRALDSQHSLLFVFSHRSYLDGMLVPEVVGSRRITTPYLFGGANLNFFPAGQLASRSGIIFIRRNTGEIPIYRLALRSYISRLLANRANLAWSIEGGRTRTGKLRPPTYGILRYVADAVDQREDTDALIVPVSIVYDQLHEVAMMTKEARGGAKNPENLRWMYKFAREQKNRLGRAYVDFGEPISLRKRMGELEADEASAPYAIERLALETCHRINRATPVTATAVVSMAILGEDRALSLTQVEETVAPLAGYLQERGWRVAGGFNLTDRATLRRTLEELVTSGVLTAFDGGTETVWSIAPDRHLVAAFYRNTAIHALVDRAIGELALLAALESDGDDTAAVAEAEALRLRELLKFDFFFSGRHEFGSDIDAELAGLGSADRSRGTRDTDELRGHIAAARPHVAHLVLRPYLDAYHVVADRLAALDLPYDEKVFLDDCVQVGKQWMLQGRIANDESVSLELFKTALRLADHRGLLDSTSPEIEQRRKDFADEVAVTTARTETIAAFHRASRS
- a CDS encoding winged helix-turn-helix domain-containing protein: MDAVEITTGCRRPVPRPILDQTFTDWLTIGMHQSELDGVIFALANSHRREMVRVLGLQPCTISQLAKMRDLSLPAMHKHVAVLEQSGLVSRRKVGRTNTLTLDASGLRGLQDWLGQFHTWWGADGASLENYQLHLDSTGPGTPQ
- a CDS encoding cation:proton antiporter regulatory subunit, which produces MEIEELLLPGVGLRYEFVNHRGARVGVVALRSGGFELSLYESSDPDLASATFHLDTQEADALAQILGAPRISERFADLTREVPGLSSGQVEIKAGAAYVDRPLGDTRARTRTGASIVAIVRGEQVFASPGPEEILRAGDVLVVIGTSDGLSGVASLIASD
- a CDS encoding ABC transporter ATP-binding protein, whose amino-acid sequence is MYALEFENVTKRYGKDVVVDDLTFTVEPGRVTGFLGPNGAGKSTVMKILLDLARANHGHATIGGLRYREMADPARTVGVVLEPNAFHPGRSGRNHLRVIADGAGIDTTRVEEMLESVGLTHAADRHVGGYSLGMRQRLGLAAALLGDPPVLVLDEPGNGLDPQGIRWLRDLLRERASGGGTVFVSSHILAEVEHMADEIVVLSHGQLVTTGTLAALQSAGTSVRTDAGQRLSQLLTAAGAAVHVGTEGELVVRDMGIAEIGDRACAAGIALHELSPQAGSLEELFLDWTSIEPDAGAGAADASIATEPEGQARRL
- a CDS encoding mechanosensitive ion channel family protein, with the protein product MDDVAGTGISLTQIVTALVVLAVGIGLALAVHRLVVRRFRGSDSSPGAARLIARLIQLVIIAAALIYVLNTLGVRITPLLGALGIGGIALALAVQSMLSNAVASVLLQVRRPFRIGDQIVTNDIAGKVLDIDLRTVRLLTFDGNDMLVPAAMVLDAPITNWTRRATRRTQLDVGVDYATDLELACRTILEAMNSVPGVQTEPAPEAWVFEFGDSTINIAARFWHEAPVATMWQVRSEVAVGIKAALDAEGIEIAFPQRVLHIVPPDSEKQGS
- a CDS encoding sodium:proton antiporter, whose translation is MVELLVVALSLFVFAMFSQRFSLSPVTAPMVFAAVGLLMGTVGVDLFDLTLDREVVSVLVEGTLVLVLFTDAARIDLRALRTEAALPSRLLGIGLPLTIIAGAALAAVLFRELTLVEAGLVAAVLAPTDAALGQAVVSDRRLPVRIRQTLNVESGLNDGIMVPVVTVLLALSVAEAGSTGTEAWGEFVARQLGFGLTIGVLAGAGGGWLLHRRASSDAVEGTYRQLAALSVAVGAFAGAEVLGGNGFIAAFVAGLAFARVAAAECANVRDFTEDEGELLTALTFLIFGAALAAPRLGHLTWQIGLYAVASLTVVRVVPVLIALARSGTLLETRLFVGWFGPRGLASILFALLVSQELEGGGAETILDIAVWTVLLSIFAHGLTASWWAGRLGNRIALRHDAVAENRSVPELPTRRDLS
- a CDS encoding cation:proton antiporter; this translates as MEVSTGLLLELGLLLLVLTVLGSGARRLGLSPIPLYLLAGLFLGRGGIATVPEANDFIEAGATIGLVLLLLVLGLEFTIDEFTTSLRRHLGSAVVDLVLNATPGALAGWLLGLDTVGIVALAGATYISSSGIIARVLGDLQRLGNRETPAVLSVLVLEDFVMAAYLPVLAVLASGGTWWQALIGAAVAVGALSGALVASQRYGHRVGQLVSHPDPEQLLLRVLGLTLVVAAFAEFVHASAAVGAFLVGLTLTGAVADRARAVLSPLRDLFAAVFFLAIGLAVDPSDLLPALPAAALLAVVTVVSKIATGWYAAGREGAGRPGRWRAGTALTARGEFSLVIIGLVGTQHESLGDLVTAYVIVLAVLGPLLARMPPPRLLLRPRTTPRDSAP